In a genomic window of Gossypium arboreum isolate Shixiya-1 chromosome 7, ASM2569848v2, whole genome shotgun sequence:
- the LOC108472252 gene encoding leucine-rich repeat receptor-like serine/threonine-protein kinase SKM1: MGMANKKGANAVVLFVFMFLINFVVSESENGRELELLLSFKSSIVHDPSGFLSNWDPSATTFCQWHGITCNNLSHVETLDLSAKNLSGILVSSSVFNLPFVKTLNLSNNHLYGEIPPDIFFANSSLRYLNLSNNNFSGHIPNGFISGLLILDLSNNMFSGKIPREIGLFSSLKFLDLGGNVLLGKIPISISNITTLKYLTLASNELVGSIPHEIGKMKSLKWIYLGYNNLSGEIPKEIGVLTCLNHLDLVYNNLTGQIPASIGNLKDLNYLFLYQNKLTGSIPSSIFGLKKLVSLDLSDNSLSGEIPELVAQLRNLEILHLFGNRFSGRIPNALTSLPNLQVLQLWSNRFSGQIPRSLGRYNNLTVVDLSTNNLSGRIPDGLCNSGRLFKLILFSNSLEGEIPRNLSTCTSLQRVRLQNNRLVGELSFTKLPLVYFLDVSNNNLSGNIGEQNWDMPSLEMLSLAGNRFSGKLLPHLLNAPKIEFLDLSGNEFSGTINPRFGTLTELMQLSLSENKLSGEIPEDLSSCKKLVRLDLSHNQLSGQIPSGLADMPVLGHLDLSENRLSGEIPAKLGQIESLVQVNISYNHLTGALPPTGAFLAIKESAVAGNDLCGGGNTSGLPPCKKLKNRADWWPFMACSFAGLLLLAIAGFGFLFMRGRKNLEPKRVENGDGSIWELQFFDPKVSKSVTMDDITLSLKESNVISRCKEGVSFKVKSVSNDYLKFVVKEMHHFSSLPASFWSEITEFGKLQHPNIVKLIGKCRSDKSAYLVYEYVEGKLLSEILGNLCWKRRWKIAIGTAKALRFLHSRCSPSVLVGDMSPERIIIDAKDEPRLQFIFPFVDNKHFLPSSYVAPEARENKKMNEKSDIYGMGLILIELLTGKTPADADFKVQHSSMVEWARYCYSDCHLDMWVDPVIKSQASINNQNQIVAAMNLALHCTAGDPTARPCAADVFETLKSAFRTSSCLPSLNFSSPV; this comes from the exons ATGGGAATGGCCAACAAGAAAGGAGCTAATGCAGTCGTGTTGTTCGTGTTTATGTTCTTGATCAATTTTGTTGTGTCTGAATCCGAAAATGGTAGAGAACTTGAACTTCTTTTGTCTTTCAAGTCTTCAATAGTCCACGACCCTTCTGGTTTTTTATCAAACTGGGATCCTTCAGCCACCACCTTTTGTCAATGGCATGGCATCACTTGTAATAACCTGTCCCATGTTGAAACACTCGATCTTTCAGCTAAAAACTTGTCTGGGATTTTAGTTTCTTCGTCTGTTTTCAATTTACCTTTCGTTAAAACCTTAAATCTCTCAAACAATCACTTGTATGGTGAAATCCCACCAGACATCTTTTTTGCCAACTCTTCACTTCGGTACCTTAACCTTAGTAATAATAATTTCAGTGGCCATATCCCAAATGGTTTCATTTCGGGTCTTTTGATTTTGGATCTTTCAAACAATATGTTTTCCGGGAAAATCCCGAGGGAAATCGGATTATTTTCCAGTTTAAAGTTTCTTGACCTTGGTGGGAATGTTTTACTTGGGAAAATTCCGATCTCGATATCCAACATTACCACTTTGAAGTACTTGACTTTGGCTTCGAATGAATTGGTCGGTTCAATTCCACATGAAATAGGCAAAATGAAGAGTTTGAAATGGATATACTTGGGGTACAACAATCTCAGTGGTGAAATTCCAAAAGAAATAGGTGTTTTAACATGCTTGAATCATCTTGATCTTGTTTACAATAACCTCACAGGTCAAATCCCAGCTTCCATTGGTAACCTTAAAGATCTTAACTATCTTTTCCTTTACCAAAATAAGCTTACGGGATCGATCCCAAGCTCCATTTTCGGCCTTAAAAagcttgtttctcttgatcttaGTGATAATTCATTATCCGGTGAGATACCGGAACTCGTAGCTCAACTTCGAAACTTGGAGATTCTTCATCTTTTCGGGAATCGATTTTCGGGTCGAATCCCAAATGCTTTAACATCATTACCTAATCTTCAAGTTCTTCAACTTTGGTCTAATAGATTTTCAGGTCAAATTCCACGAAGTCTTGGAAGATATAATAATCTCACCGTTGTTGATCTTTCCACCAACAATCTCTCCGGTCGAATACCGGACGGACTTTGCAACTCCGGCCGTCTTTTTAAGCTCATTCTTTTCTCGAATTCACTTGAAGGTGAGATTCCAAGGAATTTGAGCACTTGCACCAGTTTGCAACGGGTTAGGCTCCAAAACAACCGTCTTGTAGGTGAATTGTCCTTTACAAAGCTGCCATTAGTGTACTTCTTGGATGTCTCGAACAACAATCTTTCCGGCAACATCGGAGAGCAAAACTGGGATATGCCGTCGCTTGAGATGTTGAGTTTGGCCGGAAACAGGTTTTCAGGCAAGTTGTTGCCTCATTTATTGAATGCACCAAAGATTGAGTTCTTGGATTTGTCGGGAAATGAATTTTCAGGCACCATTAATCCACGTTTTGGGACCTTAACGGAGTTAATGCAATTAAGCTTAAGTGAAAACAAGCTGAGTGGTGAAATCCCAGAGGATTTATCTTCATGCAAGAAGCTTGTACGTTTAGATTTAAGCCATAATCAACTCAGTGGTCAAATTCCATCTGGCTTAGCCGACATGCCGGTTCTTGGTCATCTGGATTTGTCGGAAAACCGGTTATCCGGTGAAATACCGGCAAAGTTGGGACAAATTGAATCATTGGTTCAAGTGAATATCTCTTACAACCATTTAACTGGTGCTTTACCACCCACCGGGGCTTTTCTAGCTATAAAGGAAAGTGCGGTTGCCGGTAATGATCTTTGCGGCGGCGGCAACACGAGCGGTTTACCGCCATGCAAGAAGCTTAAGAATCGAGCTGATTGGTGGCCCTTTATGGCTTGTTCTTTCGCCGGTTTACTGTTGCTTGCCATTGCTGGGTTTGGGTTTTTGTTCATGAGAGGAAGGAAAAATTTGGAGCCTAAAAGAGTTGAAAATGGAGACGGATCGATATGGGAATTACAGTTCTTTGATCCCAAGGTTTCGAAATCTGTAACAATGGATGATATCACACTTTCTTTGAAAGAATCAAACGTTATTTCTAGATGCAAGGAAGGCGTTTCATTTAAAGTGAAGTCCGTTTCAAATGATTATTTGAAATTCGTCGTCAAAGAAATGCACCATTTCAGTTCACTTCCGGCGAGTTTTTGGTCTGAAATCACAGAATTCGGCAAGCTTCAGCATCCGAATATCGTGAAATTAATCGGAAAATGCCGGTCAGACAAGAGTGCGTATTTGGTTTACGAGTACGTGGAGGGGAAACTTTTAAGCGAAATCCTTGGCAACTTATGCTGGAAGAGGCGGTGGAAAATTGCTATCGGGACTGCGAAAGCTCTACGTTTTTTGCACTCTCGTTGTTCGCCGAGTGTACTCGTCGGAGACATGTCGCCGGAGAGAATTATAATCGATGCAAAAGATGAACCTCGGTTACAGTTCATCTTTCCTTTCGTTGACAACAAGCACTTCCTTCCTTCCTCCTATGTTGCACCAG aagCTAGAGAgaataaaaaaatgaatgaaaagaGTGACATATATGGAATGGGTCTGATTTTAATAGAATTATTAACGGGAAAAACTCCGGCAGATGCTGATTTTAAAGTGCAACATTCAAGCATGGTGGAGTGGGCTCGTTATTGCTACTCAGATTGTCATCTTGATATGTGGGTTGATCCTGTTATTAAAAGCCAAGCATCCATCAACAACCAGAACCAGATCGTTGCCGCCATGAATTTAGCTCTCCATTGTACGGCCGGCGACCCCACTGCTCGGCCGTGCGCGGCTGATGTATTCGAAACCTTAAAATCTGCTTTCAGAACAAGTTCTTGCCTCCCAAGCTTAAATTTTAGTTCGCCTGTTTAG